From Leptolyngbya sp. KIOST-1, one genomic window encodes:
- a CDS encoding SDR family oxidoreductase: MENQSPKAPHDALPAGSSASSPRRLLVTGASGFLGWHLCRAAQATWQVVGTYHRHRPPLPGVELYELDLTALAALPPWLESLAPDAVIHTAALSQPNRCEQEPDLSHRLNVEATRVLAQFCGNSNIPLAFTSTDQVFDGQAAPYSEDSPPSPISLYGRHKVEAEALVQALHPFAAVCRLPLLYGPPSPTAECFLQGFVRTLRAGQPLHLFTDEFRTPAYVEDVAAGLLLALEKATGLLHLGGPERLSRYDFGLRMAAVFGLETALIVPGKQADVVMPAPRPPDVSSRSDRAFALGYCPRDVEAGLKATKALGAVIN; encoded by the coding sequence ATGGAAAACCAATCCCCCAAAGCGCCGCACGATGCGCTCCCTGCCGGCAGCAGCGCCAGCTCTCCCCGGCGGCTCTTGGTTACGGGCGCTAGCGGCTTTTTGGGCTGGCACCTGTGCCGCGCCGCCCAGGCCACCTGGCAAGTTGTGGGCACTTACCACCGCCACCGTCCACCCCTGCCGGGAGTGGAACTATACGAGCTTGACCTCACCGCCCTCGCGGCCCTCCCCCCCTGGCTAGAGTCCCTTGCCCCCGATGCAGTCATCCATACCGCTGCTCTGTCCCAGCCCAACCGCTGCGAGCAGGAGCCGGACCTCTCCCACCGGCTGAATGTAGAGGCGACACGGGTGCTGGCCCAGTTCTGCGGCAACTCCAACATTCCCCTCGCCTTTACCTCCACCGACCAGGTGTTTGACGGCCAGGCTGCCCCCTACAGCGAGGACTCTCCCCCCAGCCCCATCAGCCTGTACGGTCGCCACAAGGTCGAGGCCGAGGCCCTGGTTCAGGCCCTGCATCCCTTCGCTGCGGTGTGTCGCCTGCCGCTGCTCTACGGTCCCCCCAGCCCGACGGCGGAGTGCTTCCTGCAGGGGTTTGTGCGCACTTTGAGGGCGGGGCAGCCCCTGCACCTGTTTACCGACGAGTTTCGGACCCCCGCCTACGTTGAAGATGTCGCCGCTGGCCTGCTGCTGGCCCTTGAAAAAGCGACTGGCCTGCTGCATCTGGGTGGCCCTGAGCGCCTTAGCCGCTACGATTTTGGCCTGCGGATGGCGGCGGTGTTTGGCCTGGAGACTGCCCTGATTGTGCCGGGGAAGCAGGCCGATGTCGTCATGCCCGCCCCTCGCCCCCCGGATGTGTCCTCCCGCAGCGATCGCGCCTTTGCCTTGGGCTATTGCCCTCGGGACGTCGAGGCGGGGCTCAAAGCAACTAAAGCCCTAGGGGCTGTCATCAATTAG
- a CDS encoding mechanosensitive ion channel family protein — MARYRWGLQGRRPWSGVLRGRIDPKRASRPERLVWRLALGLALGLALGPMGGLPSYSSGAAIAQTPAVEEAFFADVLVRGQPVFQVGGLPDVNAADRAGQINRRIAAMLNQETDTAPVTVSVDNERNLATLQVNERLIMTVTAQDALDFNTDLATLAQRWADLLNQAMARTNLAAAAAYRIQGTALQLARNTLDGLPALLGALVMLVFTWLGAAAVRHAVLVWAQKTEGDRTTEELISRLCYGAVWTLGSVVALGVLGVNFAALLGTLGLTSVAIGFSLRDVLSNYISGVILLATRPFRIGDQVVIDSYEGTVTQIQLRATTVQTYDGRLVFIPNQEVFQRSITNNTAAPVRLSSITIGLDYTTDLPSILHRIQRQIMAVEGVEPDPESVVLVRELTPNTVNLEAQFWVNSRKQSFLQVTSRVLAAIKLTLPQARSDAAIAPEDMTTEPIPDGGESPPAGDPAAAEP, encoded by the coding sequence ATGGCGCGGTATCGATGGGGGTTGCAGGGTAGACGGCCCTGGTCAGGAGTGCTCCGGGGCAGAATCGACCCCAAACGGGCCTCTCGTCCCGAGCGGCTGGTTTGGCGGTTAGCGCTGGGGCTAGCTTTGGGGCTAGCGCTGGGGCCTATGGGCGGGCTGCCCAGCTACTCTAGCGGTGCAGCTATTGCCCAGACACCCGCTGTCGAGGAGGCATTTTTTGCCGATGTGCTGGTGCGAGGGCAGCCGGTGTTTCAGGTGGGGGGCCTGCCCGATGTTAACGCGGCCGACCGGGCCGGGCAAATCAACCGCCGCATTGCCGCTATGCTCAACCAGGAGACCGATACAGCGCCCGTGACCGTCAGCGTGGACAACGAGCGCAACCTGGCCACGCTCCAGGTCAACGAGCGGCTGATCATGACCGTCACCGCCCAGGATGCCCTCGACTTCAATACCGACCTGGCCACCCTGGCTCAGCGCTGGGCCGACCTGCTCAACCAGGCCATGGCTCGCACCAACCTGGCGGCGGCGGCGGCCTACCGCATTCAAGGCACCGCCCTGCAGTTAGCCCGCAACACCCTGGACGGACTACCGGCCCTGCTGGGGGCTCTGGTGATGCTCGTGTTCACCTGGTTGGGGGCGGCGGCGGTGCGCCATGCCGTGCTGGTGTGGGCTCAAAAAACCGAGGGCGATCGCACCACCGAAGAGCTGATCAGCCGCCTGTGCTACGGGGCCGTGTGGACCCTTGGCAGCGTGGTGGCCCTGGGGGTGCTGGGGGTCAACTTCGCCGCCCTGCTGGGTACCCTCGGCCTCACCAGTGTGGCCATTGGCTTTAGCCTGCGGGATGTGCTGAGCAACTATATCTCGGGGGTAATTTTGCTGGCCACCCGGCCCTTTCGGATTGGCGACCAGGTGGTGATTGACAGCTACGAGGGCACCGTCACCCAAATTCAGCTGCGGGCCACCACGGTGCAGACCTACGACGGTCGCCTGGTGTTTATTCCCAACCAGGAGGTTTTCCAGCGCAGTATCACCAATAACACCGCCGCCCCGGTGCGGTTGAGTAGCATTACTATCGGCCTCGACTACACCACCGACCTGCCCAGCATTCTGCACCGCATCCAGCGGCAGATCATGGCCGTGGAGGGGGTGGAGCCCGACCCGGAGTCGGTGGTGCTGGTGCGGGAGTTGACCCCAAACACGGTCAATCTGGAGGCCCAGTTTTGGGTCAACTCCCGCAAGCAGTCCTTCCTACAGGTCACCTCCAGGGTGCTGGCGGCGATCAAGCTGACCCTGCCCCAGGCCCGCTCCGACGCGGCGATTGCCCCCGAGGACATGACCACGGAGCCGATTCCCGACGGCGGTGAGAGTCCTCCGGCGGGTGACCCGGCGGCAGCGGAACCCTAG